A stretch of the Planktothricoides raciborskii GIHE-MW2 genome encodes the following:
- a CDS encoding LeuA family protein: protein MFQILDSTLREGEQTPGVYFSPETKLLIAQYLDRIGIDIIEVGNPAVSPEISEAIALVAQAKLNAKIGAHSLCRIDHVQKALDCGIDFLGIFFSVAKHRLERDYHITFDQALEQIVEVIRYAKAQNPNLLIRYTPEDATRTEIEQVIEVATAAVQAGADIISIADTTGYATPFQPDRSYAYFVKTLKQKLADLQLFPKIAVHCHNDRGLALANALDAYKAGADIIDVSVIGLGERAGIVDLATLLVNLVEMGESKRRWEFKYLQELYHLVSQASRISIPPLFPIMGKNAFTHYAGVHVTAIAKDPMLYQSLNLESLAHQNKLALGMQSGRNSIELALKQIGKEEMIENESLIKSILKEVKFLAKQGTLIDIHNEFINLVNRCVAIENFE, encoded by the coding sequence ATGTTTCAGATTCTTGATTCTACTCTCAGAGAAGGAGAGCAAACCCCAGGAGTTTATTTTTCCCCGGAAACAAAGTTGTTAATTGCTCAATATCTAGATCGAATTGGCATCGATATTATTGAAGTCGGAAATCCTGCTGTTAGCCCGGAAATTTCTGAAGCGATCGCCTTAGTTGCCCAGGCAAAATTAAATGCGAAAATTGGCGCCCACTCTCTTTGTCGCATCGATCACGTTCAAAAAGCATTGGATTGTGGCATAGATTTTTTAGGCATCTTCTTTAGTGTCGCCAAACACCGTTTAGAGCGAGACTACCATATTACTTTTGACCAAGCCCTTGAGCAAATTGTCGAAGTAATTCGCTATGCCAAAGCCCAAAATCCCAACCTGTTGATTCGCTATACCCCTGAAGATGCAACCCGCACCGAAATCGAACAGGTGATTGAAGTAGCCACGGCGGCAGTCCAAGCTGGTGCAGATATTATTAGCATTGCCGACACAACGGGATACGCAACTCCGTTTCAACCCGATCGCAGTTACGCCTATTTTGTCAAAACTTTAAAGCAAAAACTAGCGGATCTTCAGCTATTTCCTAAAATTGCCGTTCATTGTCACAATGACCGAGGTTTAGCCCTCGCCAATGCCCTTGATGCTTACAAAGCTGGCGCCGATATTATCGATGTCAGTGTTATCGGTTTGGGAGAACGTGCGGGGATTGTTGATTTGGCAACTTTATTAGTCAACTTAGTTGAAATGGGGGAATCAAAACGGCGTTGGGAGTTTAAATATCTTCAAGAACTCTATCATCTGGTGAGTCAAGCTTCCCGGATTTCAATTCCGCCTCTTTTCCCGATTATGGGAAAAAATGCCTTCACTCACTATGCCGGGGTTCATGTCACAGCGATCGCCAAGGATCCGATGCTTTATCAAAGTCTCAACCTGGAGAGTTTGGCTCATCAAAATAAATTAGCCTTAGGAATGCAATCTGGTCGAAATTCAATTGAATTAGCTCTCAAGCAAATTGGCAAAGAGGAAATGATCGAGAATGAAAGTCTAATTAAGTCAATTCTAAAAGAGGTGAAATTTTTAGCTAAACAAGGAACTTTGATTGATATTCATAATGAATTTATCAACCTAGTTAATCGATGTGTTGCTATAGAAAATTTTGAATAA